One segment of Triticum aestivum cultivar Chinese Spring chromosome 2A, IWGSC CS RefSeq v2.1, whole genome shotgun sequence DNA contains the following:
- the LOC123185523 gene encoding kinetochore protein SPC24 homolog: MAEDAGSRIEVANLLSLGEDLVGVLLGSKDGEALAQACDGARMLRSACCSESGDLELQVKEYEEKLNSCKEKVDKSKAETVTDEELNTLRNEMEEKLRGEQQLRQDLRAVSDELDNLDRQRASIEERKDAVKKKEKDMLKAQSMLSMCVSVTNIMPDFEDQEKISGYIVDKNRKKLDKFEFEKTMSPVEIGDKLWKMM, encoded by the exons ATGGCGGAAGATGCTGGTAGTCGGATTGAGGTGGCCAACCTCCTTTCCCTCGGCGAGGACCTCGTCGGGGTGCTCCTGGGCAGCAAGGACGGCGAAGCCCTTGCGCAGGCCTGCGACGGGGCACGGATGCTGCGCTCCGCCTGCTGCTCCGAGTCCGGGGACCTCGAGCTCCAAGTCAAAG AGTATGAGGAAAAATTGAACTCCTGCAAGGAAAAGGTTGACAAGTCAAAAGCTGAAACAGTTACTGATGAAGAACTGAACACGCTACGAAATGAGATGGAGGAGAAACTCCGGGGGGAGCAACAGCTTCGCCAAGACTTAAG AGCGGTGAGTGATGAGCTTGATAACCTAGACCGTCAAAGGGCTTCTATAGAAGAAAGAAAGGATGCTGTCAAGAAGAAGGAGAAAGACATGCTGAAGGCACA AAGTATGCTCTCCATGTGTGTGTCAGTTACAAATATCATGCCAGATTTCGAAGATCAGGAGAAGATTTCTGGAT ATATTGTTGACAAGAACAGGAAGAAGCTAGATAAGTTCGAATTTGAGAAGACAATGTCACCAGTTGAGATCGGGGACAAGCTTTGGAAAATGATGTAG